Proteins from one Kazachstania africana CBS 2517 chromosome 1, complete genome genomic window:
- the ECM5 gene encoding Ecm5p (similar to Saccharomyces cerevisiae ECM5 (YMR176W); ancestral locus Anc_6.247) — protein MTYLPTHLPINTTILTFIHRVSRGQVLHLTHLRSTPSRSLIPTEKCQSEYIMKKSGLYYYITRDSVPTFILKKHEISDPIQFYESVTDLGKRYGCIKLKFTSEESNAVDMVTKLDINFEKFWFKARKQYLKPLKNENARILKFYRNLYHYYTSIKKSTNFIKIPSIDKRTLDLYRLRKCVHLRGGFDAVCQKKLWAQIGRELGYSGRIMSSLSTSLRSAYEKVLLEFDLYEDSHNDGNVTNNLEPKSPANLTPPLEEPIAHNELKRKSYEQNDTHFKRHNLGRTISTQLSCELGGIEDTFFRIRDVKKSKKFPTKFESLTEERIGYTQSNRATLPSYDFNFWETGLEIYDNDKFESKSSPLYNIKQYYEKSQTVFQKVKEEYPDKFSDLLASESNLSLENFEDLYWQLLSNQDNDLEIDSGLAVSSRIHGDDLALPPYHGLNGHNMLNKWRLKDLPLNENSLAKFMDIDLGGHTISRYDIGMLFSILGWSVNDNFVPSINFNHLGSSKVWYIVSEPDMEKFENLLDKNCQQNPEIHNEIYEEAFERSEFFKCYKENSFYGDASISDNVELKSSHSLNNLQLHPDMILSNGIKLRKVIQEAGSFIFKFPKCYTSSISSGFHVSETAHFMPKSWSQYAIDGTNWLAQNRILPSIDLHKFLMNLLLYSEDQDIINYCERFLRNYIQNELQNRMKIKKLLNNIDIIHNCLDFTSTSSLKSTGFSKVVLSHDADIINLSLEEFFDFFKGQSDFLNPDQVHIFNKPLSLFQISLHVRYEDKMLQNILDSVYNARLHANVLAFSSSDVASRLEKLVNSKYEDRAIPLEVLQKMLQETNARDPAYKALNELVLKSQLLRRDCQNILTVLKRLQDNHKPNVPVMSTLQVELLEKSPLSLLSYKLFSCIKKVQEYPVTFEELPRLVKLHNETIELEKKIYGLRNASTTLDELLKLYDMLFFLPIMDEPQNELLIHIHKSIWLKLFEDVFISDDHKSPYSIDELYSFFDFGVKYCGSSEIDKLEIVRSRIIMIQNVVQRVKKIMRNVKLNAKLSISDVKEVSSIIQTQHVPIDENVKKLLDDILNGVESIRSSMNPLWDKLSINRPFIDEIDDLIRKNSTDYFKLSSKFNGSESDKRICITEARENDMLTKQVKTCRSWIFDFNKIVKKHKLDKLLPTVSRCLDLETDACISYEDPNTIQTSYCFCRQGDVGTMVECELCKEWYHTTCINKGNWSLPDDPRSAFVCSICNINLNTAIPPQNKINFGNLKSIVIDSLKLEVIPERKILQNLFELFHLALTFRNELETVLFENGEINTKNSLHKIKFYIRKAEGSFCEFIDLLGPLKRYCHHVDREKFANLQNSGSIIVTGNE, from the coding sequence ATGACATATCTTCCAACTCATCTTCCAATCAATACTACAATCCTTACCTTTATACACAGAGTAAGTCGAGGGCAAGTGCTCCATTTGACCCATCTCAGATCGACTCCATCACGCTCTCTTATCCCGACAGAGAAATGCCAGTCAGAGTATATCATGAAAAAATCCGGActgtattattatattaCGAGGGATTCTGTACCAACTTTTATCCTGAAGAAGCATGAAATATCAGATcccattcaattttacgAATCTGTAACAGATCTAGGAAAGAGATATGGTTGtatcaaattgaagttTACTTCTGAAGAAAGTAATGCTGTGGATATGGTCACCAAATTGGacatcaattttgaaaaattctggTTCAAAGCAAGAAAGCAGTATTTGAAACCAttgaagaatgaaaatgcaaGAATACTGAAGTTTTATCGTAATTTATATCATTACTACACCAGCATAAAAAAATCTACAAATTTCATAAAGATTCCAAGCATAGATAAGAGAACATTAGATTTATATCGATTGCGCAAATGTGTACATCTTCGAGGTGGTTTCGATGCCGTTTGTCAAAAGAAACTTTGGGCTCAGATTGGTAGAGAATTGGGTTATTCTGGGAGAATAATGAGTTCTTTATCTACTTCTCTAAGATCGGCTTACGAGAAAGTCTTACTAGAATTTGATCTATACGAAGATTCTCACAATGATGGCAATGTTACCAATAATTTAGAACCCAAATCACCAGCAAATTTGACACCGCCATTAGAAGAACCAATAGCACATAATGaactgaaaagaaaaagctaCGAACAAAACGATACACACTTCAAAAGACACAACTTGGGTAGGACGATTAGCACCCAACTCTCTTGTGAATTAGGAGGTATAGAAGACACATTTTTCAGGATCAGAGATGTCAAAAAGTCAAAAAAGTTTCctacaaaatttgaatccCTTACAGAAGAAAGAATAGGCTACACTCAATCTAACAGAGCCACTCTTCCTTCttatgatttcaatttttgggAGACAGGGCTGGAGATatatgataatgataaatttgaaagtaaaAGTTCCCCATTATATAACATTAAACAATATTACGAAAAAAGCCAAACAGTGTTTCAAAAAGTCAAAGAGGAATATCCTGACAAGTTTAGCGATTTGCTGGCAAGTGAGTCAAATCTctctttggaaaattttgaagatctATACTGGCAATTATTATCCAACCAAGATAACGACTTGGAAATAGATTCTGGCCTGGCTGTTTCATCGAGAATACATGGTGATGATTTAGCACTTCCTCCTTATCATGGTTTAAATGGTCACAACATGTTGAACAAGTGGAGATTGAAGGATCTCCCTctaaatgaaaattcattAGCTAAATTCATGGACATAGATTTAGGTGGCCATACCATTAGTAGGTATGACATTGGCATGCTTTTTTCCATTCTCGGCTGGTCAGTGaatgataattttgttccatcaatcaatttcaacCATCTTGGTTCATCTAAAGTGTGGTACATAGTCTCTGAACCTGAcatggaaaaatttgaaaatctttTAGATAAAAATTGCCAACAAAATCCTGAAATTCACAACGAAATATATGAAGAAGCGTTCGAAAGatcagaatttttcaaatgttaCAAGGAAAATAGTTTTTACGGCGATGCTTCCATAAGTGATAATGTTGAGTTGAAGTCTTCCcattcattgaataatttgcAGTTGCATCCTGATATGATTCTCTCAAATGGGATAAAATTACGCAAGGTTATCCAGGAAGCAGgctctttcatttttaagtTCCCCAAATGTTACACAAGTAGCATAAGTAGTGGGTTTCACGTATCTGAAACCGCTCATTTCATGCCTAAATCGTGGTCACAATACGCGATTGATGGTACCAACTGGCTTGCACAAAATCGCATTTTACCCAGCATAGATCTGCATAAATTTCTCATGAACTTGTTGTTGTATTCTGAAGATCAAGACATAATAAATTACTGCGAGCGCTTTCTTCGCAATTATATACAAAACGAGTTACAAAATAggatgaagataaagaagtTATTGAACAATATAGACATCATACACAATTGTTTGGATTTTACTTCCACCAGTTCATTAAAGAGTACtggtttttcaaaagttgtACTATCGCATGACGCAGATATCATTAATCTTTCACTAGAGGAATTTttcgattttttcaaaggcCAGtctgattttttgaatccTGATCAAGTCCACATTTTTAATAAGCCATTATCTCTTTTCCAGATCTCTTTGCATGTCCGCTACGAAGACAAAATgttacaaaatatattgGATAGTGTTTATAATGCAAGGTTGCACGCTAATGTCCTTGCATTTTCATCCTCAGATGTGGCCAGCCGGTTGGAAAAATTAGTCAATTCCAAATATGAGGACCGAGCTATTCCTTTAGAAGTATTACAAAAAATGCTACAGGAAACTAATGCTAGAGATCCAGCGTACAAAGCTTTGAACGAACTTGTTCTAAAATCTCAACTTTTACGTAGAGACTGTCAAAACATACTCACCGTTTTGAAAAGGCTTCAAGATAATCATAAGCCCAATGTTCCGGTGATGAGTACCTTGCAAGTTGAATTGTTAGAAAAATCGCCCCTGAGCCTGCTTTCATACAAGCTCTTCTCTTGCATTAAAAAAGTGCAAGAATATCCAGTAACATTCGAAGAACTTCCCCGATTAGTCAAACTTCATAATGAAACCATTGAGctcgaaaaaaaaatatatggaCTCAGGAATGCCTCCACGACTCTCGATGAGTTGCTGAAATTGTATGATATGTTGTTTTTCTTACCCATTATGGACGAGCCACAAAATGAACTGCTAATTCACATACATAAAAGCATATGGCTAAAACTTTTTGAGGATGTGTTCATCTCAGATGATCACAAATCCCCTTATAGTATAGACGAActatattcattttttgattttggaGTAAAGTATTGTGGAAGTTCCGAAATAGATAAATTAGAGATAGTCAGAAGTCGTATTATTATGATTCAAAATGTAGTCCAACGCGTTAAAAAGATTATGAGGAATGTCAAACTAAATGcaaaactttcaatatctgATGTAAAAGAAGTTTCTTCTATAATTCAGACACAACACGTTCCAATCGATGAAAATGTAAAGAAGCTacttgatgatattttgaatggAGTAGAATCAATCAGAAGCAGTATGAACCCTTTATGGGACAAGTTATCCATCAATAGGCCGTTTATTGATGAGattgatgatttgattaGGAAGAATTCAACGGATTATTTTAAACTCTCATCTAAATTCAATGGTTCCGAATCagataaaagaatttgTATTACTGAAGCAAGGGAGAATGATATGTTGACGAAGCAAGTGAAAACATGCAGATCCTGGATTTTCgatttcaacaaaattGTAAAGAAACATAAGCTTGACAAATTGCTACCTACGGTTTCAAGATGTCTGGACTTGGAAACAGATGCATGCATATCTTATGAGGACCCAAATACAATACAAACTTCATATTGTTTTTGTCGTCAAGGCGACGTTGGTACAATGGTAGAATGTGAACTATGCAAAGAATGGTACCATACCACATGTATTAACAAAGGGAATTGGTCTCTTCCGGACGATCCACGAAGTGCTTTTGTCTGTTCCATCTGCAATATCAACTTGAATACAGCCATTCCCCCTCAGAATAAGATAAACTTTGGTAATCTGAAAAGTATTGTTATTGATTCTTTAAAATTAGAGGTTATTcctgaaagaaaaattctaCAAAACCTTTTTGAACTTTTCCACCTAGCATTGACATTCAGAAACGAATTGGAGACTGtcttatttgaaaatggtgaGATCAATACAAAAAACTCACTTCACAAGATCAAGTTTTATATAAGAAAGGCAGAAGGCTCTTTCTGTGAGTTTATTGATCTGTTAGGCCCTCTAAAGAGATATTGCCACCACGTTGATAGAGAAAAGTTTGCTAACTTACAAAACAGTGGTTCCATCATCGTTACAGGCAATGAATGA
- the FPY1 gene encoding flavin adenine dinucleotide pyrophosphatase (similar to Saccharomyces cerevisiae YMR178W; ancestral locus Anc_6.250): MSKISAACIIIGDEVLNGKIVDTNSRFFAKLCFSLGIKLREVVVIGDDESQIIETVRRLWKQHQFIVTSGGIGSTHDDITYECLAKSFNLPAELNEECKKRMQEKSNPEGRLNVQQLKDFYKMATLPAGHTVKNYYPCDDLWVPVCSIKEQVFILPGIPQLFERLLECMLPVIKKIFEVKEKDAEYIRFFVKTTFTESQISHQLRMYQDEASKVSAEIKIGSYPHFGLGFNTVSILGEKKDEDYLTKIRDRAIKDLQGEELPAELEDAFSNERK, translated from the coding sequence ATGTCAAAAATTAGCGCTGCATGCATAATTATAGGTGACGAAGTTCTCAACGGCAAGATCGTAGATACAAACTCTCGTTTCTTTGCCAAGCTCTGCTTCAGTCTTGGTATCAAATTAAGAGAGGTTGTTGTGATCGGTGATGACGAGTCACAGATCATAGAAACTGTACGTAGACTATGGAAACAACACCAGTTTATTGTCACAAGTGGTGGTATAGGTAGTACTCATGATGATATTACATATGAATGCCTGGCAAAAAGTTTCAATCTACCTGCTGAGTTGAATGAGGAATGTAAGAAAAGAATGCAAGAAAAATCTAACCCCGAAGGCAGGTTAAATGTGCAGCAATTAAAGGACTTTTATAAAATGGCTACGCTACCTGCAGGACATACagtcaaaaattattatcctTGTGATGATCTATGGGTTCCTGTCTGTTCTATCAAAGAGCAAGTATTTATTCTTCCCGGTATTCCacaattatttgaaagattgtTGGAGTGTATGCTTCCTgtaattaaaaaaatctttgaagtgaaagaaaaggatGCGGAATACATTAGATTTTTTGTGAAAACTACATTCACTGAGTCTCAAATTTCACATCAGTTGAGAATGTATCAGGATGAAGCTTCTAAGGTTTCTGCAGAAATTAAGATTGGCTCATACCCTCATTTTGGCTTGGGCTTCAATACTGTAAGTATATTGGGCGAAAAAAAAGACGAGGATTATCTGACCAAAATAAGAGACCGTGCCATCAAAGACCTGCAAGGGGAAGAATTGCCTGCTGAATTAGAAGACGCATTTTCTAATGAGAGGAAATAA
- the NEW1 gene encoding New1p (similar to Saccharomyces cerevisiae NEW1 (YPL226W); ancestral locus Anc_6.251), with protein MPPKKFQTLDSFLDDQPTDPNLVASPFGGYFKKSNNIAQQRTHKNYNQGSSYQNNQSHNQDGAQQNYQSYNQGGSYQNYQSYNQGGSHQNYQSYNQSGSYQKYNKGGAYQNYQSYGQTSTYTQAAVTPNESPAPTPSASSTSLASLNYKFSDLKMSPISDLVAKIPDCQNITGCKKEIKLIIEEFNKDGNSAMQIKEWDVEGILAKLSKTKNPPLVKESAMLLISNLAANFTNKCPQEAYLLPLFDIALDSVAEKDNTIKRAAQHAIDALLIAFQVESLTSFVLPRILSYLSSGAKWQSKMAALNIVDRIREDSPNDLLEFTFNQVVPILTDVATDFKPELAKHGYKTLLDYVSILDNLDLAPRYKLIVDTLQDPSKVPDSVKSLSSVTFVAEVTEPALSLLVPILNRSLNLSSSSQEQLRQTVIVIENLTRLVNNRIEIESFIPLLLPGVQKVVNTASLPEVRELAQKALNVLNGDGLESSDKFSGRITYEEGREFLINNLNKINTSIEFSLKDFINDPTSLDCLSKLLTVDANVNDWKRLESFLVSILGEENREVIQNEFIAGLRVIFHQEKVKYDEDEGIEIVNTDFSLAYGSRMLLNKTTLRLLKGHRYGLCGRNGAGKSTLMRSINNGQLDGFPDKDTLRTCFVEHKLQGEEGSLNLVDFIALDEQLQDVSHQEIAKALESVGFDDERRAQTVGSLSGGWKMKLELARAMLQRADILLLDEPTNHLDVANVKWLQDYLLEHTDITSLIVSHDSGFLDAVCTDIIHYENKKLAYYKGNLADFVEQKPEAKAYYTLTDSNAQMHFPPPGILTGVKSRSRAVAKVTDVTFTYPGAEKPSLSNASCALSLSSRVAVLGPNGAGKSTLIKLLTGELVPQEGKVEKHPNLRIGYIAQHALQHVNEHKEKTANQYLQWRYQFGDDREVLLKESRKISEEEKEMMEKEIDVDDGRGKRAIEALVGRQKLRKSFQYEVKWKYWKPKYNSWVPRELLIEHGFEKLVQKFDDHEASREGLGYRELVPSVITKHFEDVGLDSEIANHTPLGSLSGGQLVKVVIAGAMWNNPHLLVLDEPTNYLDRDSLGALAVAIRDWTGGVVMISHNNEFVGALCPEQWIVENGKLTQKGVSQIDQSRFEDGGNANAVGVKAEQRISPSVDDDDSPANIKVRQRKKKLTRNEKKAQAERRRLRYIDWLSSPKGTPKPVDTDDEEED; from the coding sequence atgcCTCCTAAGAAGTTTCAAACCTTAGATTCTTTCTTGGATGATCAGCCAACTGATCCAAATTTAGTTGCCTCACCTTTTGGTGGgtatttcaagaaaagcAACAATATCGCTCAACAAAGAACGCATAAGAATTACAACCAAGGTAGTTCTTATCAAAATAACCAATCACACAACCAAGATGGTGCCCAACAAAACTATCAATCCTATAATCAAGGTGGTTCCTATCAAAACTATCAGTCATATAATCAAGGTGGTTCTCATCAAAACTACCAGTCATACAATCAAAGTGGTTCATACcaaaaatacaataaagGCGGTGCGTACCAGAACTACCAGTCTTATGGCCAAACCAGTACCTATACCCAGGCTGCAGTCACTCCAAATGAAAGTCCTGCTCCTACACCTTCTGCTTCATCAACTTCTTTAGCTTCATTAAACTATAAATTTTCTGACTTGAAAATGAGTCCAATTTCAGACCTCGTTGCAAAGATACCCGATTGTCAGAATATTACTGGCTGtaaaaaggaaattaaattgattattgaagaattcaacaAGGACGGAAATTCTGCAATGCAAATTAAGGAATGGGATGTTGAAGGTATTTTAGCCAAGTTATCTAAAACCAAAAACCCTCCATTAGTTAAAGAGTCTGCAATGTTGCTGATCTCCAATTTAGCCGCAAACTTTACCAATAAATGCCCACAAGAAGCttatcttcttcctttgtTCGACATCGCTTTAGATAGCGTTGCAGAGAAGGACAATACAATCAAGCGTGCTGCCCAACATGCTATTGACGCTTTACTAATTGCTTTCCAAGTTGAATCATTAACTAGCTTCGTCTTACCAAGGATTCTTTCATATCTATCATCCGGTGCCAAATGGCAATCTAAAATGGCAGCCTTGAACATCGTTGATAGAATCAGAGAAGACTCTCCAAACGATCTACTGGAATTCACTTTCAACCAAGTTGTACCCATTTTAACTGATGTTGCAACTGATTTCAAACCAGAATTAGCAAAACATGGTTACAAGACCTTATTAGACTACGTCTCAATTTTAGATAATTTAGATTTGGCTCCTCGTTATAAATTGATTGTAGACACTTTACAAGATCCTTCCAAGGTACCAGATTCTGTTAAATCCTTATCAAGTGTCACTTTTGTTGCCGAAGTTACCGAACCTGCTTTATCTTTACTGGTTCCAATTCTAAACAGATCATTAAATCTATCCTCCTCCTCACAAGAGCAATTGAGACAAACGGTCattgttattgaaaatttgactAGACTGGTTAACAACCGTAtcgaaattgaaagtttcattccattattattacctGGTGTTCAAAAAGTTGTCAACACAGCTTCATTACCCGAAGTTCGTGAGTTAGCTCAAAAGGCTTTAAATGTTTTAAATGGTGATGGATTAGAAAGCTCGGATAAATTTTCTGGTAGAATCACTTATGAAGAAGGTAGAGAGTTTTTGATTAAcaatttaaataaaattaatacttcaattgaattttctctCAAGGACTTCATCAATGATCCTACATCTCTTGACTGCTTGAGCAAGTTATTAACAGTTGATGCCAACGTTAATGATTGGAAGAGATTAGAATCATTCTTAGTTTCTATCCTtggtgaagaaaatagagAAGTAATCCAAAACGAATTTATCGCAGGCTTAAGGGTTATATTCCATCAAGAGAAGGTCAAGTACGACGAGGATGAGGGTATCGAAATTGTGAATACTGATTTCTCGTTAGCCTATGGGTCCAGAATGTTACTTAACAAAACTACTCTTCGTTTATTGAAGGGTCATCGTTACGGTTTATGCGGTAGAAATGGTGCTGGTAAATCTACTTTGATGAGGTCCATCAACAATGGTCAGTTGGATGGTTTCCCTGATAAGGACACCTTACGGACTTGTTTTGTTGAACATAAGTTGCAAGGTGAAGAAGGTAGTTTGAACTTGGTCGATTTCATTGCGTTAGATGAACAATTACAAGACGTCTCTCACCAAGAAATAGCAAAGGCACTAGAATCTGTCGGCTTCGACGATGAAAGAAGAGCCCAAACCGTTGGTTCCTTATCTGGTGGTTGGAAGATGAAGCTAGAACTGGCAAGAGCCATGCTACAAAGAGCGGATATTTTGTTATTGGATGAACCTACAAATCATTTAGACGTGGCAAACGTCAAATGGTTGCAAGACTATTTGTTAGAACATACCGACATTACCTCTTTGATTGTTTCTCACGACTCCGGATTCTTGGATGCTGTTTGTACTGATATCATCCATTATGAAAACAAGAAGTTAGCTTACTATAAGGGTAATTTAGCTGATTTTGTAGAACAAAAACCAGAAGCCAAGGCTTACTATACACTTACTGATTCCAATGCCCAAATGCATTTTCCACCACCAGGTATCTTAACTGGTGTTAAATCTAGATCTAGGGCTGTAGCAAAGGTCACCGATGTTACATTTACTTATCCTGGTGCTGAAAAGccatcattatcaaatgcTTCGTGTgctttatcattatcatctcGTGTTGCTGTATTAGGTCCAAATGGTGCAGGTAAGTCCACTTTAATTAAGTTGCTTACTGGTGAATTAGTTCCTCAAGAAGGTAAAGTTGAAAAACATCCAAACTTACGTATTGGTTATATTGCTCAACATGCCTTACAACATGTCAATGAacataaagaaaaaactgCTAACCAGTATCTACAATGGCGTTACCAATTCGGTGATGATCGTGAAGTTTTATTAAAGGAGTCAAGAAAGAtttctgaagaagaaaaagaaatgatggagaaagaaattgatgtAGATGATGGAAGAGGTAAAAGAGCTATCGAGGCTCTTGTAGGAAGACAAAAGTTGAGAAAGTCCTTCCAATATGAAGTCAAATGGAAGTACTGGAAGCCGAAGTACAATTCCTGGGTTCCAAGGGAGCTTCTGATTGAGCACGGTTTTGAAAAGTTAGTACAAAAATTCGATGATCACGAAGCCTCCAGAGAAGGTCTTGGTTATCGTGAATTAGTTCCATCGGTAATTACAAaacattttgaagatgttgGCCTGGATTCTGAAATTGCCAACCATACCCCATTAGGTTCTTTATCAGGTGGTCAATTAGTCAAAGTCGTTATCGCAGGTGCTATGTGGAATAATCCTCATTTATTAGTTCTTGATGAACCTACTAATTATCTGGATAGAGATTCCTTAGGTGCTTTAGCTGTTGCTATTCGTGACTGGACCGGTGGTGTTGTCATGATTTCCCATAACAATGAATTTGTCGGTGCTTTATGCCCAGAACAATGGATCGTCGAGAATGGTAAGTTAACTCAAAAAGGTGTCAGCCAAATCGACCAAAGTAGGTTTGAAGATGGTGGAAATGCCAACGCTGTTGGTGTTAAAGCCGAACAAAGAATATCGCCATCTGTCGATGATGACGACTCCCCAGCCAACATCAAGGTtagacaaagaaagaagaagctcactagaaatgaaaagaaggcTCAAGCCGAACGTCGTCGTTTACGTTACATTGATTGGTTGTCCTCACCAAAGGGAACTCCAAAACCTGTTGATACagacgatgaagaagaagattaa
- the CHP1 gene encoding ribosome-associated Tef1p biogenesis chaperone CHP1 (similar to Saccharomyces cerevisiae YPL225W; ancestral locus Anc_6.249) — protein sequence MSMNTFDAETADNLEDIERQFAVIAVEQAETYWNLLIKLQGSKLRLTKYDDEIYSLFIEHFPEYKDVERIKKFTEDELKTPAAKDRWRKYCTLFEGKVEDYNFGTLLRTDANAEYGQDTAIFVVRIQFYAFEIARNRQKLNDWIYGK from the coding sequence ATGTCTATGAATACTTTTGATGCCGAAACTGCTGATAATttagaagatattgaaagacAATTTGCTGTTATTGCTGTAGAACAAGCAGAAACTTATTGGAACTTGTTAATAAAGTTGCAAGGTTCCAAATTACGTCTAACCAAATATGACGATGAAATCTACAGTCTTTTTATCGAACACTTTCCAGAATACAAAGACGTCGAAAGAATAAAGAAGTTTACCGAAGATGAATTGAAGACTCCAGCAGCCAAAGATAGATGGAGAAAATACTGTACGTTATTCGAAGGAAAAGTTGAAGATTACAATTTTGGTACCCTTTTGCGAACTGATGCCAATGCTGAATATGGTCAAGATACAGCTATCTTCGTTGTGAGAATCCAATTCTATGCTTTCGAAATTGCTAGAAACAGACAAAAACTCAATGACTGGATTTATGGTAAATAG
- the KAFR0A07060 gene encoding cation diffusion facilitator family transporter (similar to Saccharomyces cerevisiae MMT1 (YMR177W) and MMT2 (YPL224C); ancestral locus Anc_6.248), translating into MINVAIGKSCPVLRTCIQRYSFRVVVARDHFCVHRNRSSRSYTSSDLASTESRVNKANNSKVKIENIGAKNFQTSNKAINLVNGNNFIAPPLKVEDESFLKSLMQGVYSHTHSHDQVQNQNQNHSHSHSHSHGPNPLLILDAGEIRKNAGVRITWIGLGVNVAIAIGKFIGGIVFHSQALFADSVHAMSDMVSDFLTLYSVRLAADKPTPDYPYGYGKIETVGSLAVSTILMTAGLSIGWSSLCALVGPVLPQIVIETLSSFGGHSHAESLTQDVTNINAAWIAAASIAAKEWIFKATKKVAIQTNSNVLMANAWHHRVDSLTSLVALITISGGYLFSMQSLDTFGGLLVSVLIIKAGLEGMTLSLKELVDQSIPSDDPRHLKIEHVLKDAISKINSTQHGVQAYSLQNMMVLSSGPNLRALSKIEVPFIDDIDARHTIKNLENTTSYLRKVLYKNVPEVKKLQIEFVQDNFYAPNDTIQASDSSDEQNALPTNRHTHSHMKHS; encoded by the coding sequence ATGATTAACGTAGCTATTGGCAAATCATGTCCGGTATTGAGAACATGTATCCAGCGGTATTCTTTTAGGGTGGTAGTGGCAAGGGACCACTTCTGTGTTCATAGGAATCGCTCGTCAAGAAGTTATACTAGCTCAGATTTGGCATCAACGGAGTCGCGGGTTAATAAAGCCAACAATTCCAAAGTAAAGATCGAAAATATCGGAGCAAAGAACTTTCAGACATCAAATAAAGCAATCAATTTAGTAAATGGCAACAATTTTATTGCCCCACCACTAAAAGTTGAAGAtgaatcatttttaaaatctttgatGCAAGGTGTATATTCTCACACACATAGCCATGACCAGGTacagaatcaaaatcaaaatcattcGCATTCTCATTCACATTCACATGGACCTAATCCTCTTCTAATACTAGATGCAGGagaaataagaaagaaCGCTGGTGTTCGAATAACTTGGATAGGGTTAGGTGTCAACGTCGCCATAGCCATCGGAAAGTTTATAGGTGGTATAGTATTTCATTCGCAGGCTCTGTTTGCCGACTCCGTCCATGCAATGAGTGATATGGTGTCGGATTTTCTAACTTTATATTCTGTGCGCTTGGCAGCAGATAAGCCTACCCCAGATTATCCGTACGGTTATGGTAAGATTGAAACTGTGGGATCATTAGCAGTATCTACTATTTTAATGACAGCAGGCTTGTCCATTGGCTGGTCCTCTCTATGTGCTCTCGTTGGTCCTGTCTTACCACAGATAGTTATAGAAACTTTAAGCTCTTTCGGTGGACATTCACATGCGGAATCTCTCACACAGGACGTTACAAATATTAATGCTGCATGGATTGCTGCCGCTTCTATTGCTGCGAAAGAATGGATTTTCAAAGCTACGAAAAAAGTGGCCATTCAAACGAATTCAAATGTTTTAATGGCGAATGCTTGGCATCACCGCGTCGATTCTTTAACATCATTAGTGGCATTAATTACAATAAGTGGTGGATATTTGTTTAGTATGCAATCTTTAGATACATTTGGTGGTCTTCTAGTCTCAGTTCTTATCATCAAAGCAGGGCTTGAAGGTATGACTCTTTCTCTAAAGGAACTGGTTGATCAATCCATACCAAGCGATGATCCTAGACACTTAAAAATAGAGCATGTGTTGAAGGACGCTATAAGCAAAATTAATTCAACACAACACGGTGTACAAGCATATAGTTTACAGAATATGATGGTTCTTTCTTCTGGTCCAAACCTGAGAGCTCTCTCCAAGATTGAGGTACCATTCATTGACGATATTGATGCACGTCACactatcaaaaatttagaaaatacAACGAGCTACCTACGAAAGGTTCTCTATAAGAACGTTCCAGAGGTTAAGAAATTACAAATTGAGTTCGTACAAGATAACTTTTATGCACCTAATGATACGATTCAAGCATCCGATTCATCTGATGAACAAAATGCTTTACCGACGAATAGACATACTCATTCGCATATGAAACATAGTTAA